GACGAGCGAGTTCTTCCAGCAGGGCTTCTTTCGCCTGCCGCTCCGCTGCAACGCGAGACTCGGCTTCTTGAGCGCGTGCTTCCGCTTCCAGCTTGGCTCGTCGCTCCGCTTCCCGTGCCACGCGCTCCGCTTCCGCCCGCGCCTCGGCTTCCTTTGCCCGCGCCTCAGCTTCCTTTGCCCGCGCCTCCGCCGCCTCCCTCGCCGCCCGCTCCGCCACCCGCCGCGCCATNNNNNNNNNNAGCAAGTCCTCCCCAAACGCCCCGCCCAACACCTCACTCACCGCCAGCACACACCCGCCCAACGCCTCCAACACCACCTCCTCCCCCTCCCGATACGTCACCTCCTGCTGATATCGCCCCGTCGCCTCCTCCGGCTCCCGGCACACCACCACACACCGCCGCCGCCAATCCACCACCACATACACCGGTACTCCGCGCCGCGCATACTCCTCACGCTTCTTCCCGTAGTCGTCCCGCCAGTTCTCGCTCGCCACCTCCACCACCAACACCACCGGCACGCCCAGCCGTACCACCCCGGCTTCTTCTTCCTCCTTCACCGCCGCGTCCTCCCGCCGACACACCACCAAGTCGGGAATCCGCGCCAGGTACTCGCTGATCTGCAACCCCAGCTGCGTCACCGCGTACGGCAGTCGCCGCTCGCTGATCCAGCGCATCAGGCGCACGGCCAAACTCAAGACAATCCACTGGTGGCGTTTGTTCGGCTGCGGCATCTCGACGGGGACACCATCCACGAGTTCATAGCGCACGCCCGGCTCGCCGTAGTCTAAGAACTCTTCAAAGGTCATCAAGCGGGGCGGCGTGGCGGTCAACGGCGTGGACATCGCGTGCGTACCTCCAAGGTCTGTCCAAGGGCTGTGTTGGGTCTGCGTCCACGGGCGGCGTCGCCCATCTGCGGGACACAACCATACCACACGAAAGTTATTGCCGCGTCGCAGGCGTCGGCGACTCGCGCGCTTTCCGAGAAAATGTAGCGAGTCTGCCCGTTCGTCCTTTCTTCATCCCTCATCCCTACCTCCTACACCGCAACCACACCGGCACGACAATGACGGTATCGGCCTCAACCGCCGCCGCGTACACCGACTGTGGCAGCGGCCCGTCGCACTTCAGCCGACGTTCCGCCACCGCGCCGCTCTCTAGGCTTCGCTCGACGTTCCGCCGTTGATTCCCACCCGTCGCTGCGATTTCCTCCAATGTTTCCGCTTCTCCTTCGCCGCTCTCCAATTCGTAGAGTTCGCCCGGTGACGCCTGCCGCTCCAGCGCCGCCGTCAACTCCCGATTCCCAATGACGTGATCGGCCGCCGTCTTCCATCCGTCAATCCGTCAATCCGACGCGGCGACAAAATCACCCACAGCGCCTCGCCGGCATAGTTCGGATCGGATGAGACAATCCGAAAGTACGGCCAGTCTTCCAGCCGGTCGGGAACATCCACGACTTCGCCGGGCCGCACGAAGTTGTTTACTGCTGCGCGTTCGGGAAACAGCAGTACGGGTTTGCCGAGGCTTCTGTCGCGGCGCAGTTCACGGTTGAGGATGTAGAGATACCCTTCCCGCGCCGCCTCGACCGTCAGCCGCACGATGTCGTTGGGGACGACGGGACGCGCGAAGCTTGAACGCTCCGGCACGCGCCAGTGCCAGCCGGATTGGTCGGCGTTTTGCACCTTGACGGCGTCGGCGGCGGACTCTCCGGCACGCAGCTCGCGTAATCGCCACAACGTGAGTCCGAGCAGTTGCGGCGATGCAGCTTGACCGGTTTTGACGACCTTGCCGCCCGCGCCGGACACAGCGCCGGAAGACGACTTGGCTTCACTGCCTACGGCATCCGAAACCTTCCGCCGGTAGCGCGGACGCGGGCGGCCGTAGCACCCGGTCCGCCCGCTGCGGACGCCGCGATGCCGACTGGACGATTCCGAGCGAAGTCTTCTGACTTAAGCAACGTAGGCATAACATTACCCCCCTTAAGGCCCCCTTAAGAAAGTACCGACGGTAAGACGCTGATGCCATGCTGCGCCTCCCAGTCTAAAATTGAAGCCTCAAGACGCTTCGCCTCTGAATTCATTCCCAGTCGCCGATAATGATACAGTCCGACGAAGACCGCCTCAATCTCTTCGCATTCTTCGTAAGCCCTGTAGACGACGCCCATAGCGCGTCAAACCCCTCGTCCGTTCCGTAACGCTCACGCCAATACTCGCGGACGGATTCCTTCTCGGCTTGCCCAATCCATTCGTATGGAATCGCCGCCCCGGTTATAGCTTTGTACCAGCGGCGCGCAATATCTCCCTTGCTGAAAACCCCTTCCACCGCAAAACCTCCGTACGTATTTGTTCACCCTCTTCCGGCGTTACCCCCGCCAGACGGTACAATAACCCCGGTTTCCGTTTTTGATGACCCGGCCTTCGCTCAGGTCAAAGGGCGAAGCGGTCGCTTCTGTTTTAGGAAAGTTGGACATGGCGCAAACGACTTGGGCGCAGGAGGCGTTTCACCGCTTGAGCGGGCGGACTCACGGCCCGCCAACGTCTTCCGGGCGTGCGCCGCCCGCCGTATGTTTCGCTTGGGGGCAAGGATACCATGCCGACCGATGGCGGCGCGGCGCTTTGTTGTCCCAGAAAGCACATCATTTGTGCGTCAGTTTGAGCAGTACAATGCCGCCGACCACCAGCGCCAAACCCGCCAGCCTCCCAAGGTCGCGCGGCTCGCCGAGAAACAACAAACCCACCAACGCCGTGCCGCCGGCGCCAATCCCGACCCATACCGCATACGCCGTACCCACCGGCAACGTTCGCACAGCGACCGACAGCCCGTACATGCTGAGCGCAATGAACAGCACCGTCACCACCGACGGCAGAAACCGCGTAAACGATTGAGTGCGCGGCATCATCACCGCGTACACCACCTCGCAAAGCCCCGCAAAGAGCAGCCACAACCACGGATGACCTGCCTGCATACCCCACCCCCGCCGCCGCGCCCCATACGCGCCAATGTCACACGACGCCTCGTTCAGCCGCGACCGGTTTCCCAAACCGGCTCCAAAAATCATTGACGAAGCCAACCCCGGCAAGCTTATCTTGTTTCACAAGCCAGTCCTGTTTCACAAACGGGCGTCGCCTTTCTCCACCACGCATCGCCTGCGGAAAACTTACGGCGTCATGACCAGCAGCGTCTCCGCAACCGAGCCGATACCGAGCGTCTCGCCGGCGTCGCCGACTCGCCCGCTGCGCTGGCTTTACAACGGCCCGGTTGACCTCATCATCGGCTGCGGCCTGTGGTCGTTGCCGCTGTTGCTGACGGCGTACCTCGTTGAACCACACTTCACCGGACACTTCGCCGTCGCCTTTTACGCCGTTGCGCTTGTGTGCAACTACCCGCACTACGCGGCGACGTGGTACCGCGCCTGCGCACGGCCGGCGGATCGCATACGCTACGGGCGCGTACTGGCTTGGTCGTCGCTGCTGACGGCGGCCGGGCTGCTGCTGGTTCACGCCCACCCACCGCTGTTGCGCTGGGCCTTCACGCTGTACGTCTTCTGGAGTCCGTGGCACTACACGGGGCAAAACTACGGACTGGCGCTGATGTTCGCCCGGCGTAACGGCGTGACGGCCCTTGACGCGGCGACGACGCGCCGGCTCTGGTGGGCGTTCGCTCTGCCCTACGCCATGCTGCTGACGGCGTTCAACAGCGGCCCGTCGGCCGACCCCCTTCTGCTGTCCGCCGGCCTGCCGCCGTTCGTCGCCAAGACGCTGATTGTCGTCTGCGGTCTCATCTTCCTCACGATAACTTTTATTATCGGACGTAAGTTGCTCCACGAATCTCCCCAGCCCGCCGTCGCGCCGACGCTGACGCTGTTGGCCACCCAGGCGCTGTGGTTCATCCCCGCCGCCGTCGTCGTCCTCAGCGGCGAAACCGTGTTCCAAGTCCGCTACAGCTCCGGCATGCTGGCCGTTCTGCACTCGGCGCAGTACCTGTGGGTGACTTCCTACTACGCACGGCGGGAAAGCGGCGCGCAGTGGCGACCCGGACGCTACGCGCTGGTGCTGTTCGCCGTCGGCGTCGCGTTGTTCATTCCGGGGCCGTGGGCGGCAAGCCTCGCTTTCGGTATGGACTTCACCACCAGCTTTCTTGCGTTCACCGCGCTGGTCAACATCCACCACTTCATTCTGGACGGCGCGGTGTGGAAGCTCCGCGAGCCGCAGGTGGCGGCGGTGCTGGTTCAGGACGGCGCGGTGGGCGATGTGGAAACCACCGTTCCCCATCGTTCACTGTGGCGGCGGTTCGGCCTGACGGCGGCGACGACGGGGCTGGCGCTGCTGGCCGGTCTCGATCTGGCTAAGTTCGTTCTGGGTGGGCGCACAATGGACGCAACGTCCCTACAGCAAGCCCTCAAACTCAATCCCAACGACGCCCTCATCGCCGCCCGACTGGCGCGCGCGGCGCTGGCGGAAGGCGACCGCCTGCGCGCCCGCGAGGCGCTCGAACGCGCCGTCGCCATCAATCCCTACGACGCGGAAAGTCAGGCGATGCTCGGACAAATGCTCATCGAGCAAGGCGAATACGATGCGGCCTACCGCCACTACCAACGTTTCCACGAACACCTGCCGAACAACGTCGCGGCGCTCGTCAATCTGGGAACACTGGCGGCGCAGCAGGGCGCGGAAGGCGACGCCGTGGCGGCCTGGGAACGCGCCGTCCAACTCGACCCCAACGGTCAACCCATCGCTTGGGCCAATCTGGGCGACGCCTACATGCGCGCCGGCCGTACGAAGGAAGCCGCCGAAGCCTACGAGCAGGCGCTCCACCACGCCTCCCCCAGTGACCGCCAACGGCTCGAATGGATGCTTAAACTGGGCGACGCCTACACCGGCGCGCAAAACTTCGGGCAGGCCGAAACCAACTACGCGCGCGTGTTTGACGCGGCGCAGGCCGCCGGCGACGCGGCGCTGGCAAGTAGCGCCGCCACACGGCAGGCTGGACTGTACGCGGCGCGGCAAGACATACCACAGGCCGTAGCGCGCCACCAGACGGCTTTACAGCTCGCCGAAGCCAGTCAAGACGCCTACGCGCAAGGTGCGGCGTGGTACGAATACGCACTGCTGATGGCCAAACATGGCGCTCCGGCGGACTTCATTTACGCGGCATGCCTCCTGGCCGAAACCTCTTTCGGCGAAACACCGCGCGGCGCAGCCGTCCGGCCGACGGTCGCCGCCCGCCGCGCTGCT
The window above is part of the Chloracidobacterium sp. genome. Proteins encoded here:
- a CDS encoding DUF4384 domain-containing protein yields the protein MSGAGGKVVKTGQAASPQLLGLTLWRLRELRAGESAADAVKVQNADQSGWHWRVPERSSFARPVVPNDIVRLTVEAAREGYLYILNRELRRDRSLGKPVLLFPERAAVNNFVRPGEVVDVPDRLEDWPYFRIVSSDPNYAGEALWVILSPRRIDGLTDGRRRPITSLGIGS
- a CDS encoding multidrug efflux SMR transporter; the protein is MQAGHPWLWLLFAGLCEVVYAVMMPRTQSFTRFLPSVVTVLFIALSMYGLSVAVRTLPVGTAYAVWVGIGAGGTALVGLLFLGEPRDLGRLAGLALVVGGIVLLKLTHK
- a CDS encoding tetratricopeptide repeat protein yields the protein MSHDASFSRDRFPKPAPKIIDEANPGKLILFHKPVLFHKRASPFSTTHRLRKTYGVMTSSVSATEPIPSVSPASPTRPLRWLYNGPVDLIIGCGLWSLPLLLTAYLVEPHFTGHFAVAFYAVALVCNYPHYAATWYRACARPADRIRYGRVLAWSSLLTAAGLLLVHAHPPLLRWAFTLYVFWSPWHYTGQNYGLALMFARRNGVTALDAATTRRLWWAFALPYAMLLTAFNSGPSADPLLLSAGLPPFVAKTLIVVCGLIFLTITFIIGRKLLHESPQPAVAPTLTLLATQALWFIPAAVVVLSGETVFQVRYSSGMLAVLHSAQYLWVTSYYARRESGAQWRPGRYALVLFAVGVALFIPGPWAASLAFGMDFTTSFLAFTALVNIHHFILDGAVWKLREPQVAAVLVQDGAVGDVETTVPHRSLWRRFGLTAATTGLALLAGLDLAKFVLGGRTMDATSLQQALKLNPNDALIAARLARAALAEGDRLRAREALERAVAINPYDAESQAMLGQMLIEQGEYDAAYRHYQRFHEHLPNNVAALVNLGTLAAQQGAEGDAVAAWERAVQLDPNGQPIAWANLGDAYMRAGRTKEAAEAYEQALHHASPSDRQRLEWMLKLGDAYTGAQNFGQAETNYARVFDAAQAAGDAALASSAATRQAGLYAARQDIPQAVARHQTALQLAEASQDAYAQGAAWYEYALLMAKHGAPADFIYAACLLAETSFGETPRGAAVRPTVAARRAAVEQKLGPRAAEVRARLRTVSDEARRWRP
- a CDS encoding Uma2 family endonuclease codes for the protein MSTPLTATPPRLMTFEEFLDYGEPGVRYELVDGVPVEMPQPNKRHQWIVLSLAVRLMRWISERRLPYAVTQLGLQISEYLARIPDLVVCRREDAAVKEEEEAGVVRLGVPVVLVVEVASENWRDDYGKKREEYARRGVPVYVVVDWRRRCVVVCREPEEATGRYQQEVTYREGEEVVLEALGGCVLAVSEVLGGAFGEDLL